A genome region from Psychrobacter jeotgali includes the following:
- a CDS encoding cytochrome c translates to MKKWPLTIIMAAVIGLAIAFIIGILLPNLRTSSSDIEVNITDPELIKKGEYVTRTADCVACHSTLDGEAYAGGLPMLTPLGAIYSTNITPDKETGIGNYSFDDFKNAVKHGVAPGNKALYPAMPYPSYQIMPDEDMAAMYAYFMSAVKPVNQANLKSELPPVTNWRWPLAYWQALFAPKREFVPETNDAVLARGQYLIEGPGHCGSCHTERGIGYQEIALSNADSDEYLSGAVIDGWRAKSIRGEHRGLATWSVDELNDFFKTGRTDTTAAFGAMAEVVEHSTQYMTEDDINAMSSYLKTLSPAPGKEVTLPEKADVTTQKLLDGDYDSRGAILYAEYCQICHRADGKGVPRIFPALDANSAVFSKNADSVLQITLGGGRMPETPHDRMAFTMPEFTNLSDADVAEVVNYVRNSWTNQAPEIDVNDVVEMRAFLAKKPKTGTDIAPDLSIDAATQGAK, encoded by the coding sequence ATGAAAAAGTGGCCACTAACTATAATAATGGCTGCCGTCATAGGGCTGGCAATCGCCTTTATTATCGGTATATTATTACCCAATTTACGCACCAGTAGTAGCGATATTGAGGTTAATATAACTGATCCTGAGCTCATAAAAAAAGGTGAGTATGTCACTCGTACCGCTGATTGTGTTGCTTGTCACTCTACCCTTGATGGTGAAGCTTACGCTGGCGGCCTACCTATGCTAACGCCGTTAGGTGCCATTTACTCTACCAATATTACCCCGGATAAAGAGACGGGTATTGGCAATTATAGCTTTGATGATTTTAAAAACGCCGTCAAGCATGGTGTCGCCCCTGGCAATAAAGCTTTGTACCCTGCTATGCCGTACCCCTCCTACCAAATCATGCCCGATGAAGACATGGCAGCGATGTATGCTTACTTTATGTCTGCTGTAAAGCCGGTCAATCAGGCCAACCTAAAAAGTGAGTTGCCTCCTGTGACTAACTGGCGCTGGCCTTTGGCTTATTGGCAAGCGCTATTTGCCCCAAAACGTGAGTTTGTACCCGAGACCAACGATGCGGTATTAGCTCGTGGTCAATACCTAATCGAAGGGCCTGGTCACTGTGGCTCTTGTCATACCGAGCGTGGTATCGGTTATCAAGAAATCGCGCTGAGCAATGCTGATTCTGATGAATACTTAAGCGGTGCGGTTATCGATGGCTGGCGTGCAAAGAGCATTCGCGGTGAGCATCGCGGCCTTGCAACATGGAGCGTTGATGAGCTCAATGACTTCTTTAAAACTGGTCGTACCGATACTACAGCCGCCTTTGGTGCGATGGCAGAAGTGGTTGAACATAGTACCCAATATATGACAGAAGATGATATTAACGCTATGTCTTCTTACTTAAAAACTCTTAGCCCCGCCCCTGGTAAAGAAGTCACTCTCCCTGAGAAAGCAGACGTTACCACCCAAAAATTATTAGATGGCGATTATGATTCGCGCGGCGCTATCTTGTACGCTGAATATTGCCAAATCTGTCACCGTGCGGATGGCAAAGGGGTTCCTCGTATCTTCCCAGCACTCGATGCTAACAGTGCGGTTTTCTCCAAAAATGCCGACTCAGTATTACAAATTACTTTAGGTGGCGGCAGGATGCCTGAGACCCCACATGACCGCATGGCCTTTACTATGCCCGAATTCACCAACCTAAGCGATGCTGATGTAGCAGAAGTGGTCAACTATGTGCGTAATAGCTGGACCAATCAGGCGCCTGAGATTGATGTGAATGATGTGGTTGAAATGCGTGCCTTCCTCGCCAAGAAGCCTAAAACTGGTACAGACATCGCCCCAGACCTAAGTATTGATGCTGCCACACAAGGAGCAAAATAA